The following are encoded together in the Triticum dicoccoides isolate Atlit2015 ecotype Zavitan chromosome 6B, WEW_v2.0, whole genome shotgun sequence genome:
- the LOC119324106 gene encoding uncharacterized protein At1g10890-like produces the protein MKSYSLQRRAPPAEDGAPVLRRSASAKQASSPSPLSVSSSSSQYQSARASTSTANAPAFARHKAPSINCMAATSTDTPPATPRGTKQQKPKSASYSSMFSPRKLMQRASRAFRGRSSRHKRNLAADVGEVDSPRSVASKGSDAESSVFSLDDQITDDVVDAGAASKQEEIVPEKIIHEANPRSPVINQLAPVAEEQEEARNNSPKKEEAAAEMEKEEEEPKKEEVPKEEEEVPKKEAPPAPDDTVAEVDKIAAAKKQQREDDIKAEVVWRFQGCRVRTSTGKRSFDADTPRRRESARSNEAVEEARIKLLELRQVNKVKALVGAFETVMDDNESPVAARKSRLNPHA, from the exons ATGAAGTCGTATAGTCTTCAG CGTAGGGCTCCACCGGCGGAAGACGGCGCGCCAGTGCTCCGGCGGAGCGCGAGCGCGAAGCAGGCGTCCTCCCCGTCGCCGCTcagcgtctcctcctcctcctcccagtaCCAGTCGGCGCGCGCCTCGACGTCCACGGCCAACGCGCCTGCCTTCGCGCGCCACAAGGCGCCGTCCATCAACTGCATGGCGGCCACCTCCACCGACACGCCGCCGGCCACCCCCAGGGGCACCAAGCAGCAGAAGCCCAAGTCGGCGTCGTACTCGTCGATGTTCTCCCCGAGGAAGCTCATGCAGCGGGCCTCCCGCGCCTTCCGCGGCAGGTCGTCCCGGCACAAGAGGAACTTGGCGGCGGACGTCGGCGAAGTGGACAGCCCCAGGTCGGTCGCCAGCAAGGGGTCTGACGCTGAAAGCAGCGTCTTTTCCTTGGACGATCAGATCACCGACGACGTCGTCGACGCCGGAGCCGCCTCCaagcaggaggagatcgtgccggagAAGATCATACACGAGGCGAACCCGCGGTCGCCCGTGATCAATCAGCTGGCGCCCGTGGCGGAGGAACAGGAAGAGGCGCGCAATAACTCGCCGAAGAAGGAGGAAGCCGCCGCAGagatggagaaggaggaggaggagcccaaGAAGGAGGAGGTgcccaaggaggaggaggaggtgcccaagaAGGAAGCTCCTCCTGCTCCGGATGACACCGTCGCCGAAGTGGACAAAATCGCGGCTGCCAAGAAGCAGCAGCGCGAGGATGACATCAAGGCGGAGGTGGTGTGGAGGTTCCAGGGCTGCCGGGTGAGGACGTCGACGGGGAAGCGGTCGTTCGACGCTGACACGCCGCGGCGGCGGGAGTCGGCACGCAGCAACGAGGCGGTCGAGGAGGCGCGGATCAAGCTGCTGGAGCTGCGGCAGGTGAACAAGGTGAAGGCTCTCGTCGGCGCCTTCGAGACCGTCATGGACGACAACGAAAGCCCCGTCGCCGCCCGCAAGTCGCGGCTGAACCCCCACGCCTGA